From a region of the Deinococcus ruber genome:
- a CDS encoding Tn3 family transposase, with protein sequence MSGLLTPAQRQQFTRFPTMDERLLAQYYSLKDTELARVLERRRDFNRLGYAVQHTVLNHLGHRLARDEFPPLEVLAFLSEQMKVDPACYVLYAARKNTRHEHFAELCQHAGYVELSRKLNLDLRGWLLPQAIITEQAFPLMTAVMDELRRRKILVPRIQVLERLVAAVQGQADQQTYVMLDFALSDARERAEELLTVQEGQSISRYAWLKQHVGAPKPRNVSLLLDKLALVRSFPVQSNIRSLLPQSRLSRLAEEGRRLSAHNLLDFEPVRRRATILARLLDLSETLTDAVLDMHDKLMLSFLRGSERESLVVFQQRGPTLLERLRTYQQVCEALLRAREEAADPFQAVEAVVSWQTLIQTVRDGGEVADVQQLDPLHHLLSSSPKLRAYLPRVLQTFEFSATPSAQPLLDALKHLKTMYEHGKRTLPDHVPISFIRQKWLPFVIQQGDVQRKYYEFCVMDELRLALRAGDLWVAGSRQYRDLDAYLLPEGVWAARKAALGLSVPDTFQTYWETVEPSLTGQLTHLSTLLAKGDVIDVRLKDGKLKIGALKNTVPDGVELLTRQLSTRLPRVRITDLLLEVHGWLPFTAAFTDLRSGQPSDRPDHVLTAILAEGLNLGLTKMAEATGDESVTARRLMYLSNWFLRQETYSGALAEVVNFQSKQPLAAVWGDGSTSSSDGQRFPTGGRGKALGHLNAKYGREPGVLFYTHLSDQYAPFHTKVINANIRDAVNVLDGLLYHQSDLQIREHYTDTAGSQYRTP encoded by the coding sequence TTGAGCGGGCTTCTGACCCCGGCCCAGCGCCAGCAATTCACCCGGTTTCCGACGATGGACGAACGCCTGCTGGCCCAGTACTACTCGCTGAAAGACACCGAACTGGCACGCGTCTTGGAGCGGCGACGCGACTTCAATCGTCTGGGGTACGCGGTTCAGCACACGGTGCTGAACCATCTGGGTCACCGCCTGGCACGGGATGAATTCCCTCCGCTGGAGGTGTTGGCCTTCCTCAGCGAACAGATGAAGGTCGATCCGGCGTGTTACGTCTTGTATGCCGCCCGGAAGAATACTCGGCACGAGCATTTCGCTGAACTCTGTCAGCACGCCGGGTACGTCGAGTTGTCCAGAAAGCTCAACCTCGACCTGCGCGGTTGGCTGCTACCGCAAGCCATCATCACCGAGCAGGCGTTTCCGCTCATGACCGCCGTGATGGATGAGTTGCGGCGACGCAAGATTCTGGTGCCCAGAATCCAGGTACTGGAACGTTTGGTGGCGGCTGTCCAGGGACAGGCCGATCAACAGACGTACGTCATGCTCGACTTCGCGCTCTCGGATGCCAGAGAACGGGCAGAAGAACTGCTCACCGTGCAGGAGGGCCAGAGCATCTCCCGATATGCCTGGCTCAAGCAGCACGTCGGCGCTCCCAAACCCAGAAACGTCTCCTTGCTGCTGGACAAGCTGGCGTTGGTTCGAAGCTTTCCGGTGCAGAGCAACATTCGCTCCCTCTTGCCGCAGAGTCGACTGAGTCGACTGGCGGAGGAAGGTCGCCGCTTGAGTGCCCACAACCTGCTGGATTTCGAGCCGGTGCGTCGCCGGGCCACCATCCTGGCCCGGCTGCTCGATCTTTCCGAGACGCTGACAGATGCGGTGCTGGACATGCACGACAAGCTGATGCTGTCGTTCCTGCGGGGCAGTGAGCGGGAGAGCCTGGTGGTCTTCCAGCAGCGCGGGCCGACCTTGCTGGAACGGCTGAGGACCTACCAGCAGGTGTGTGAAGCGCTGCTCCGCGCCCGGGAGGAGGCGGCTGATCCCTTTCAGGCGGTGGAAGCGGTCGTCTCGTGGCAAACATTGATTCAAACCGTGCGTGATGGAGGCGAGGTGGCGGACGTGCAGCAACTCGACCCGCTGCACCATCTGCTGTCCAGCTCTCCAAAGCTCCGAGCGTATCTGCCCAGGGTGCTGCAGACTTTTGAGTTCAGCGCGACGCCCTCGGCGCAACCGCTGCTGGACGCACTGAAGCATTTGAAAACGATGTACGAGCACGGGAAGCGCACGCTTCCCGACCACGTGCCGATCAGCTTCATCCGCCAGAAATGGCTCCCGTTCGTCATCCAACAGGGCGACGTGCAGCGGAAGTACTACGAATTCTGCGTGATGGACGAACTCCGCCTGGCGTTGCGGGCGGGCGATCTGTGGGTGGCGGGCAGCCGTCAGTACCGAGACCTCGACGCCTATCTGCTGCCGGAGGGCGTGTGGGCGGCCAGAAAAGCAGCGCTGGGGCTGAGCGTTCCCGACACCTTCCAGACGTACTGGGAAACGGTAGAACCGTCGTTGACGGGACAACTGACCCATCTGAGCACACTGCTGGCGAAGGGAGACGTGATCGACGTGCGTCTGAAGGACGGCAAGCTCAAGATCGGTGCTCTGAAGAACACCGTTCCAGACGGCGTAGAGCTGCTGACCCGGCAGCTGTCGACGCGTCTTCCCAGAGTCCGCATCACCGATCTGCTGTTGGAAGTCCACGGCTGGCTGCCGTTCACGGCAGCCTTCACCGACCTCCGCAGCGGCCAACCGAGCGACCGGCCCGACCACGTGCTGACGGCGATTCTGGCGGAAGGGCTGAATCTGGGGCTGACCAAAATGGCCGAGGCCACCGGAGACGAGAGCGTCACAGCGAGGCGGTTGATGTACCTCTCGAACTGGTTCCTGCGCCAGGAGACGTATTCAGGGGCGCTCGCCGAGGTGGTGAACTTTCAATCCAAGCAGCCGCTGGCAGCGGTGTGGGGCGATGGGAGCACCTCCAGCTCAGACGGGCAGCGCTTTCCCACCGGCGGCCGAGGGAAAGCGCTGGGCCACCTCAACGCCAAATATGGGCGGGAGCCGGGGGTGCTGTTCTACACGCATCTCTCCGATCAGTACGCGCCGTTTCATA
- a CDS encoding ArsR/SmtB family transcription factor, with amino-acid sequence MTALASSTVLDQLKALSHEIRFELVRHLAGGEHCVCDLEALLDLPQSKVSYHLGILRDAGLIVSEQRGKNTYYALKQTTLFRIGGDLLSEVFRSPVALTHQEKSIC; translated from the coding sequence ATGACCGCCCTCGCCTCATCCACCGTGCTGGATCAGCTCAAGGCCCTGTCCCATGAAATTCGGTTCGAACTGGTACGTCACCTGGCCGGGGGCGAACACTGCGTCTGCGACCTGGAAGCACTGCTCGATCTGCCACAGTCGAAAGTCTCCTATCATCTGGGCATCCTGCGGGACGCTGGCTTGATCGTCTCCGAGCAGCGAGGCAAGAACACCTACTATGCTTTAAAACAGACCACCCTCTTCCGGATCGGTGGGGATCTTCTGAGCGAAGTATTTCGTTCCCCGGTGGCCTTGACGCATCAAGAGAAATCGATATGCTGA
- a CDS encoding arsenate reductase ArsC yields MNVPPRVLILCTHNSARSQMAEALTRNAAQRLAFPLDVHSAGTEATRVKDEAKTVMAELGLDLSSHTSKTLFDVPDPWNFDYVITVCDSAAEACPVYPGNTVRLHYPFFDPSGGSLERWRAVRGQLQVQFDAFVRSLKDGQPVPDTYEDSPAVLVG; encoded by the coding sequence ATGAATGTGCCTCCCCGTGTGCTGATCTTATGCACCCACAACAGTGCCCGCTCGCAGATGGCCGAAGCACTGACGCGGAATGCGGCTCAACGGCTGGCGTTTCCACTCGACGTACACTCGGCGGGGACAGAAGCGACCCGCGTCAAGGACGAGGCGAAGACCGTGATGGCCGAGCTTGGTCTGGATCTGTCCAGCCACACCAGCAAAACGCTCTTCGACGTGCCGGATCCCTGGAACTTCGACTATGTCATCACGGTCTGTGACAGTGCGGCGGAAGCCTGCCCGGTCTATCCGGGAAACACCGTGCGGCTGCACTACCCCTTCTTCGACCCGTCCGGTGGCAGCCTGGAGCGCTGGCGCGCAGTGCGCGGCCAGCTCCAGGTGCAGTTCGATGCGTTCGTCCGCAGCCTGAAGGACGGTCAGCCGGTGCCTGACACCTATGAAGACAGTCCCGCCGTCTTGGTCGGCTGA
- a CDS encoding MIP/aquaporin family protein, whose protein sequence is MSLPRVLLAELLGTFALVFFGPGAAVVDAQTTALGHAGVALVFGLIVTVVIAALAPISGAHINPAATFALVLAGKFPLTRALPYILAQLLGAALAGFVLLALFGLKGQLGVTVPAGSVGQAFALETILTFFLLLVALRSGFPWAVGGTVALEAMMGGPITGASMNPARSFGPALASGIWTAHWLYWVAPLLGAGLAVAANHLLSPAQPLELHPQRAQEFAPQGEEA, encoded by the coding sequence GTGTCCCTTCCGCGCGTGCTGCTGGCGGAGTTGCTCGGCACCTTCGCGTTGGTCTTTTTCGGCCCGGGAGCGGCAGTGGTCGATGCTCAGACCACCGCGCTGGGCCACGCAGGCGTGGCCCTGGTGTTCGGGCTGATTGTCACGGTCGTCATCGCCGCGCTCGCACCCATCAGCGGGGCGCACATCAATCCGGCAGCCACCTTCGCACTGGTGCTGGCCGGGAAGTTTCCGCTGACCCGCGCCCTTCCCTACATTCTGGCACAACTCCTCGGCGCGGCCCTGGCGGGCTTCGTGCTGCTGGCGCTCTTTGGTCTCAAAGGCCAGCTCGGCGTCACCGTCCCGGCGGGCAGTGTCGGGCAGGCGTTCGCGCTGGAGACCATCCTGACCTTCTTCCTGCTGCTGGTGGCGCTGCGGAGCGGCTTCCCCTGGGCCGTCGGCGGCACCGTGGCGCTGGAAGCCATGATGGGTGGCCCCATCACCGGCGCCAGCATGAATCCCGCCCGCAGTTTCGGCCCGGCGCTCGCCAGCGGCATCTGGACAGCCCACTGGCTGTACTGGGTCGCGCCGCTGTTGGGAGCCGGGTTGGCGGTGGCCGCCAACCACCTGCTGAGTCCGGCCCAGCCGCTCGAACTCCATCCCCAGCGTGCACAGGAATTCGCACCCCAAGGAGAAGAAGCATGA
- a CDS encoding arsenate reductase ArsC: MTHPDGSTRPSKKPRVLFICTGNTARSQLAQALMERRAGERFEIVSAGLEPGEVNPLTVQVLTEIGLKADHLYAKGVKPLIAEHFHYVITVCDRAEASCPIFPNARYRLAWPFEDPAAATGSEAERLAVFRRVRDEIDHKIQDWLEHSA, encoded by the coding sequence ATGACGCATCCAGACGGTTCCACCCGCCCTTCCAAGAAGCCCCGGGTGTTGTTCATCTGCACGGGGAATACCGCTCGCTCGCAACTCGCGCAGGCGCTGATGGAACGGCGTGCCGGAGAGCGGTTCGAGATCGTGTCCGCCGGTCTGGAGCCGGGCGAGGTCAATCCCCTCACCGTCCAGGTGCTGACCGAGATCGGCCTGAAGGCCGATCATCTGTATGCCAAGGGCGTCAAGCCGCTGATCGCCGAACACTTTCATTACGTCATCACGGTGTGTGACCGGGCCGAGGCGAGCTGCCCGATCTTCCCGAATGCCCGCTACCGACTGGCGTGGCCTTTTGAAGACCCTGCCGCCGCCACGGGCAGCGAGGCGGAACGCCTGGCGGTGTTCCGCCGGGTGCGGGACGAGATCGATCACAAGATTCAGGACTGGCTGGAACACTCGGCATGA
- a CDS encoding metallophosphoesterase family protein, producing the protein MKIAVFGDVHGNRFALEAVVADIRRSLPDVWVNLGDQVFGGADPAGAWQLQQALKAEHGVLEVRGNTDERLGEPLSETTAKHEMLAWLHAVLPAGTGAAVAGLPTNVTLADGAVLAAHGSPDSAWTYLLLEGKSWASDAVVLERLGDVGEARVVVVGHSHQEHLRQIGSLTVVNVGAVSRQKDGSPLARWVLLEGRGDLWNATFRRVAYDIEAAAQWAERQAYHGAAEAEQLRRGRTGKA; encoded by the coding sequence ATGAAGATCGCGGTGTTCGGCGATGTGCACGGGAACCGCTTCGCGCTGGAAGCGGTGGTGGCAGACATCCGGCGAAGCTTGCCGGATGTCTGGGTGAATCTGGGCGATCAGGTCTTCGGCGGGGCAGATCCAGCGGGCGCGTGGCAGCTCCAACAGGCCCTCAAGGCGGAGCACGGCGTGCTGGAAGTGCGCGGGAATACCGATGAGCGCTTGGGTGAACCGTTGAGCGAAACGACTGCCAAGCACGAGATGCTGGCGTGGCTGCATGCGGTGCTGCCCGCAGGAACGGGCGCGGCGGTGGCTGGCCTGCCGACCAACGTGACCCTGGCGGATGGGGCCGTGCTGGCCGCACATGGCTCCCCGGACAGCGCGTGGACGTACCTGTTGCTGGAGGGCAAGAGCTGGGCCAGTGACGCGGTGGTGCTGGAGCGTCTGGGCGACGTCGGTGAAGCCCGAGTAGTGGTGGTTGGGCACTCACATCAGGAACATCTACGGCAGATCGGCTCGCTGACGGTGGTGAACGTCGGAGCGGTGAGCCGTCAGAAAGACGGCTCGCCGCTGGCCCGCTGGGTGCTCCTGGAAGGTCGGGGCGATCTCTGGAATGCAACGTTCCGACGGGTGGCGTACGACATCGAAGCGGCCGCCCAGTGGGCGGAGCGCCAGGCGTATCACGGTGCAGCGGAGGCTGAACAGCTGCGCCGTGGACGGACAGGCAAGGCGTAA
- a CDS encoding ArsR/SmtB family transcription factor — MDFDLAAEVFKALGDPHRLKALHFLATATPDCCQGPDGVCACDLITHLELAQPTVSHHMRVLTQAHLVTATKRGRWTHYTLSTSGLQHVQQLLGAWQTQGTSLPSCSTQPPAVPQPRSPAQGALP, encoded by the coding sequence ATGGATTTCGATCTGGCAGCCGAAGTGTTCAAAGCGTTGGGCGATCCTCACCGCCTCAAGGCCCTGCATTTCCTGGCGACCGCCACACCCGACTGCTGCCAGGGGCCGGACGGCGTGTGTGCATGCGACCTGATCACCCATCTGGAACTGGCCCAACCGACCGTCAGCCATCACATGCGGGTGCTGACCCAGGCGCATCTGGTGACGGCCACGAAACGTGGCCGCTGGACGCACTACACGCTCAGCACTTCCGGTCTTCAGCACGTCCAGCAGCTCCTGGGGGCCTGGCAGACCCAGGGCACCTCCCTCCCAAGTTGTTCCACCCAGCCGCCCGCTGTTCCTCAACCTCGCTCGCCCGCTCAAGGAGCCTTGCCATGA
- a CDS encoding DUF6428 family protein, with protein sequence MTQTVQIPGLSDVTQTHVLIEQLRTPAQRPLEFHLNGAPLVGPGYHVTEVKAVTIEAMDCGGKANAWRETVIQLMDGSATDAAGGFMSNRKFLAIYDRVIKAIPVRDEAEVRFEYGNTDVPAMQYHVDHLEVQPERVIVHLRTPEVQCKAGEACGLPASDVAPAEQGCAPGGSCCGPASTELLTLS encoded by the coding sequence ATGACCCAGACGGTTCAGATCCCCGGTCTCTCCGACGTCACCCAGACCCACGTGCTGATCGAGCAGCTCCGGACGCCCGCTCAGCGCCCGCTGGAATTCCATCTGAATGGCGCGCCGCTGGTGGGCCCCGGCTATCACGTGACAGAAGTCAAAGCGGTGACCATCGAAGCGATGGACTGCGGTGGGAAAGCGAATGCCTGGCGCGAAACGGTCATTCAGTTGATGGACGGTTCGGCAACCGATGCGGCGGGCGGCTTCATGAGCAACCGCAAGTTTCTGGCGATCTACGACCGCGTGATCAAGGCCATTCCCGTGCGGGACGAAGCGGAGGTGCGCTTCGAGTATGGCAATACCGACGTCCCCGCCATGCAGTACCACGTGGATCACCTGGAGGTGCAGCCGGAACGGGTGATCGTCCACCTGCGAACGCCGGAGGTGCAGTGCAAGGCCGGAGAGGCCTGTGGCCTCCCCGCGAGCGATGTCGCCCCTGCGGAGCAGGGCTGTGCGCCGGGCGGAAGCTGCTGTGGCCCAGCCTCGACTGAGCTGTTGACGCTGAGTTGA
- a CDS encoding M23 family metallopeptidase codes for MKRHLLTLAAACLLATHAAAATYTVQAGDTLSRIASTRHLSLDALRATNPALNPSLPLRIGQRLHMPTITRPARPLQAAIIRPASIRVSLALPVQGVITTPYFATPEHAGIDIAAPLGTPIRVSQAGRVVESRFDARTGWGWTIVIDDGNGARARYSHNQMNLVRVGDTVRAGQVIAHLGSTGNSTGPHVDYRVTIHGSAVNPRAL; via the coding sequence GTGAAGCGCCACCTCCTGACGCTTGCCGCCGCGTGTCTCCTCGCCACCCACGCAGCGGCAGCGACCTACACCGTCCAGGCTGGGGACACCCTGTCCCGCATTGCCAGCACGCGGCACCTGAGCCTGGACGCCCTCCGGGCGACCAACCCGGCACTTAATCCCTCCCTTCCCCTGCGGATCGGCCAGCGACTGCACATGCCGACGATCACCCGCCCAGCCCGCCCGCTGCAGGCTGCCATCATCCGTCCCGCCAGCATCCGGGTGAGTCTGGCGCTGCCGGTACAGGGCGTGATCACCACGCCGTACTTCGCCACACCTGAGCACGCCGGCATCGACATCGCCGCGCCACTCGGGACGCCGATTCGCGTGTCGCAGGCCGGGCGGGTGGTCGAGTCGCGCTTCGACGCCCGAACCGGGTGGGGTTGGACCATCGTGATCGATGACGGCAACGGTGCGCGCGCCCGCTACAGCCACAACCAGATGAATCTGGTGCGCGTCGGTGACACGGTGCGCGCCGGGCAGGTCATCGCGCATCTCGGCTCGACCGGGAACAGCACCGGGCCGCACGTCGATTACCGCGTGACCATTCATGGCAGCGCCGTCAACCCGCGGGCGTTATAG
- a CDS encoding Nramp family divalent metal transporter — MTEPIPNHPERREEKRNLLQAFGPGLITGASDDDPSGIATYSQVGAQFGYGLLWSMLFSYPLMAAIQEISARLGRVTGHGIAGNMRRHYSPFWLWAVTVLLVVANIINLGADIGAMGEAVRLLIGGPALLYAALFAVTSVLLQIFVPYTQYSRILKWLTVSLLAYVATVFVVRVPWATALKNTVLPHLTWGAASIQALVAVLGTTISPYLFFWQASEEVSEMDTHVFEDPLKKAPEQAPVQLHRIRTDTYIGMAFSNLVAFFIILTAAVVLHAHGTTNIQTAAQAAEALRPVAGRFAFILFAAGIVGTGLLALPVLAGSAGYALGEALQWNVGLERKSYQARGFYLIIAVATLLGLALVLLHVDPIKALFYSAIINGVTAAPVMILIMLMTSNRRVMGQFTLQGWLKWVGWLATGVMILAAIAMFVTFGK; from the coding sequence GTGACCGAACCCATTCCCAACCATCCGGAACGTCGTGAGGAGAAACGCAACCTGCTCCAAGCCTTCGGCCCCGGCCTGATCACCGGCGCGAGTGACGACGATCCCAGCGGCATCGCCACCTACTCGCAGGTCGGCGCGCAATTCGGCTACGGCCTGCTGTGGTCGATGCTCTTCTCCTACCCCCTGATGGCCGCCATCCAGGAAATCAGCGCGCGCCTCGGCCGCGTGACCGGCCACGGCATCGCCGGGAACATGCGCCGGCACTATTCCCCCTTCTGGCTGTGGGCCGTCACGGTGCTGCTGGTGGTCGCCAACATCATCAACCTCGGCGCGGACATCGGGGCCATGGGCGAGGCGGTGCGGCTGCTGATCGGCGGCCCGGCGCTGCTGTACGCCGCCCTCTTCGCCGTCACCTCGGTGCTGCTGCAGATCTTCGTGCCCTACACCCAGTACTCGCGCATCCTGAAATGGCTGACGGTGTCGCTGCTGGCGTACGTGGCCACCGTTTTCGTGGTGCGCGTCCCCTGGGCCACGGCGCTCAAAAATACGGTCTTGCCGCACCTCACCTGGGGCGCGGCATCGATCCAGGCACTGGTGGCGGTGCTCGGCACCACCATCAGTCCGTACCTGTTCTTCTGGCAGGCGTCCGAGGAAGTCTCCGAGATGGACACCCACGTTTTTGAAGATCCCCTGAAGAAAGCGCCGGAGCAGGCACCGGTGCAGCTGCACCGCATCCGCACCGACACCTACATCGGCATGGCCTTCTCGAACCTCGTGGCGTTCTTCATTATCCTGACCGCCGCGGTGGTGCTGCACGCGCACGGCACCACGAACATCCAGACGGCAGCCCAGGCTGCCGAAGCGCTGCGCCCGGTGGCGGGCCGGTTCGCGTTCATCCTGTTCGCAGCGGGCATTGTCGGGACGGGCCTGCTGGCCCTGCCAGTCCTGGCGGGCTCGGCTGGCTACGCCCTCGGCGAGGCGTTGCAGTGGAATGTAGGACTGGAACGCAAATCCTACCAGGCCAGGGGGTTCTACCTGATCATCGCGGTGGCCACCCTGCTGGGGCTGGCCCTGGTGCTGCTGCATGTCGATCCGATCAAAGCGCTGTTCTATTCCGCCATCATCAACGGCGTGACCGCCGCCCCCGTGATGATCCTGATCATGCTGATGACCTCCAACCGGCGGGTCATGGGGCAGTTCACCCTGCAGGGTTGGTTGAAATGGGTCGGCTGGCTGGCCACCGGGGTCATGATCCTGGCGGCCATCGCCATGTTCGTAACCTTCGGCAAATAG
- a CDS encoding DUF1345 domain-containing protein, whose translation MKRPLSELSAALRLSIAAGLGLTASILLPRPAHLHWEYHVLVGWCVAAAAFLLLARRVIAGADGPRTRQLATREDDSRAVSGLIVLLGSGFSLVGVVYAMTQASGLQKAGYLAEAAVLTALGVGVVLLSWLTIQTVYTFRYAHLYYAPPEGGIQFDHDDREDKDASPDYLDFWYLAVTIGMTFQVSDTNLSRKSIRRTLTKHALIAYVYNAVLVALTINIVASFIG comes from the coding sequence GTGAAGCGTCCCCTGTCTGAACTGTCCGCCGCGCTTCGCCTGAGCATTGCTGCCGGCCTGGGCCTGACGGCGAGCATCCTCCTGCCCCGCCCGGCGCATCTCCACTGGGAATACCACGTCCTGGTCGGCTGGTGCGTGGCCGCCGCCGCCTTTCTGCTGCTCGCCCGGCGCGTGATTGCAGGCGCGGACGGGCCGCGCACCCGGCAGCTGGCGACCCGCGAGGATGACAGCCGGGCGGTCTCCGGCCTGATCGTGCTGCTGGGCAGCGGCTTCAGTCTCGTGGGCGTCGTCTACGCCATGACGCAGGCGTCGGGCCTGCAGAAAGCCGGGTACCTCGCAGAAGCCGCCGTCCTGACCGCCCTGGGGGTGGGTGTGGTGCTGCTGTCCTGGCTGACCATCCAGACGGTCTACACGTTCCGCTACGCCCACCTGTATTACGCGCCCCCGGAAGGCGGCATTCAATTCGACCATGACGACCGCGAGGACAAGGACGCGTCGCCTGACTATCTGGATTTCTGGTATCTGGCGGTGACCATCGGCATGACCTTCCAGGTGTCCGACACCAACCTGTCACGCAAATCCATCCGGCGCACTCTCACCAAGCACGCACTGATCGCCTACGTCTACAACGCGGTGCTGGTCGCCTTGACCATCAACATCGTGGCCAGTTTCATCGGATGA
- a CDS encoding LCP family protein, protein MTPEYAGYHQQAPETFNGLTDSMVVVQLDPAASVVRLLSLPRDTQVTLSGLGVHKLNAALPLLGPDGLVRTVASVTGLDIRGYLLINLNAARDLTDALGGVTLFVPKDMNYEDRAAGLQIHLKRGLQRLNGMQAEGFLRFRHDALGDIGRTQRQQQYLQAIAKVLLSPGVLPRLPAISDVLTRDTRMNLTQVDISGALALMLQRPALTTSLLPGRFLTQDGVSYWQINPANLREVLANFGRPAVGASGVPTPRTSLSIALLKAGASDETLGQLRQRLLRVGYRQVTISADQVSPVPTTAVLSNSTLGTAQAVLNDLQLPGRAAVSGEGVLWANVTVWVGTDARRRPMQTSPDAGRGMAPVSVH, encoded by the coding sequence GTGACGCCCGAGTACGCTGGATATCACCAGCAGGCCCCAGAGACCTTCAACGGGCTGACCGACAGCATGGTGGTGGTTCAATTGGATCCTGCCGCTTCGGTGGTGCGCCTGTTGAGTCTCCCACGCGACACACAAGTCACGCTGTCCGGACTCGGCGTGCATAAACTGAATGCCGCTCTTCCGCTCCTGGGCCCGGACGGACTCGTGCGCACGGTGGCCAGCGTGACCGGCCTGGACATCCGCGGGTACCTGCTGATCAACCTGAATGCCGCCCGTGACCTGACGGACGCGCTCGGCGGCGTCACGCTGTTCGTCCCGAAGGACATGAACTACGAGGATCGAGCGGCAGGTCTGCAGATTCATCTGAAGCGCGGACTGCAGCGGCTGAACGGCATGCAGGCCGAGGGCTTCCTGCGGTTCCGGCACGATGCCCTGGGCGACATCGGACGCACGCAACGCCAGCAGCAGTACCTCCAGGCCATCGCCAAGGTGCTGCTTTCACCCGGCGTCCTTCCGCGGCTCCCGGCCATTTCTGACGTGCTGACCCGCGACACCCGCATGAATCTCACCCAGGTGGACATCAGCGGCGCGCTCGCCCTGATGCTGCAACGCCCCGCTCTCACCACGTCGTTGCTGCCCGGACGCTTCCTGACTCAGGACGGGGTCAGTTACTGGCAAATCAATCCGGCGAACCTGCGGGAGGTGCTTGCGAATTTCGGACGCCCGGCGGTGGGGGCAAGTGGGGTGCCAACGCCCCGCACGTCCCTGAGTATTGCCCTGTTGAAGGCGGGCGCTTCTGATGAGACCCTGGGGCAGCTCAGGCAGCGGTTGCTGCGCGTCGGGTACCGTCAGGTCACCATCAGTGCGGATCAGGTTTCACCGGTGCCGACCACGGCGGTGCTCTCGAACAGCACGCTGGGAACGGCACAGGCGGTTCTGAATGACCTGCAACTCCCGGGCCGCGCGGCTGTTTCAGGGGAGGGGGTGCTGTGGGCCAACGTCACCGTGTGGGTCGGCACCGATGCGCGGCGACGTCCCATGCAGACGTCCCCGGATGCCGGGAGGGGGATGGCACCCGTTTCGGTGCATTGA